A genomic segment from Nicotiana sylvestris chromosome 1, ASM39365v2, whole genome shotgun sequence encodes:
- the LOC138891271 gene encoding uncharacterized protein, translated as MWLRGGGRKELVEKEVSDGLDFSCTEDKKDDDGEKEEEAVNIHEKYDAQNIDNEEEKSENDGVYRDEKESDTEDKTGEQANKSAEEENQNEEEEASESEGEDQEKLSESERVDDESEEEGNVSDESKGSMTIGNTVVSPSEEIGEKTRAQETGSMLTPFTGDEEVSSDEDDMPLSDLEKKSRKTTVEAIKIVVSTRKGVVPPARTPLTRSKRKVVDAQIIKELRSAKKTQKKVPIEELVVEVDGEDESDSALPAKSATPKKKGAKVTRLATSSTRASRGKTRNNVLAAVDRIKKFKNRKMLNGKILTNTDKKGMGQLVEKLELQGWKHMFVKAFPLVFVPGVVVLYKFHI; from the coding sequence ATGTGGTTGAGGGGGGGAGGACGTAAAGAACTGGTGGAAAAGGAGGTTTCTGATGGCCTTGATTTTAGTTGCACTGAGGATAAGAAAGATGATGAcggtgaaaaagaagaagaagctgtGAACATTCATGAGAAATATGATGCTCAAAATATAgacaatgaagaagaaaagagtgaGAATGATGGAGTATATAGAGATGAGAAGGAGAGTGATACAGAGGATAAGACAGGTGAACAGGCTAATAAATCTGCAGAAGAAGAAAATCAGAATGAAGAAGAGGAGGCTTCTGAAAGTGAGGGTGAGGATCAAGAAAAGCTGAGCGAGAGTGAAAGAGTTGATGACGAGAGTGAAGAAGAGGGGAATGTGAGTGATGAATCTAAAGGTTCCATGACAATTGGAAACACTGTCGTATCCCCTTCAGAAGAAATTGGTGAAAAGACAAGAGCTCAAGAAACTGGGTCTATGTTAACACCTTTCACTGGAGATGAAGAAGTTAGCAGTGATGAAGATGATATGCCACTATCTGACTTAGAGAAGAAGTCTAGAAAGACCACTGTGGAAGCTATAAAGATAGTAGTCTCAACAAGGAAAGGAGTGGTTCCTCCTGCTAGAACTCCCCTCACAAGGAGTAAAAGAAAGGTTGTTGATGCACAAATCATAAAGGAGTTGAGAAGTGCAAAGAAGACACAAAAGAAGGTTCCAATTGAGGAACTTGTTGTTGAGGTGGATGGAGAAGATGAATCTGACTCAGCCTTGCCAGCAAAGTCTGCTACACCAAAGAAAAAGGGAGCCAAAGTCACTAGACTTGCTACCTCTTCCACCAGGGCCAGTAGGGGTAAGACAAGAAATAATGTGCTAGCTGCAGTTGATCGAATCAAAAAGTTCAAGAACAGAAAAATGCTAAATGGGAAGATTCTTACGAATACTGATAAGAAGGGGATGGGTCAACTGGTTGAGAAACTTGAGCTACAGGGGTGGAAGCACATGTTTGTCAAAGCTTTCCCCCTAGTATTTGTTCCTGGTGTGGTAGTTCTATACAAATTTCACATTTGA
- the LOC138891270 gene encoding uncharacterized protein, translating into MVTSWILNPLSKDIADSVEYVNNSVELWKELEDRYDQINGAKFCVCTYGAKENMHKAEQDRRLIQFLMGHNEVYTVVRGKILMMNPLPNMAQAFALLIQEEKQREFRSRNQLNVDSTTLNINLGGRNFKTNYSAGTGNQVTNNRP; encoded by the exons ATGGTCACCTCGTGGATCTTAAACCCATTGTCAAAAGACATAGCTGATAGTGTTGAATATGTAAACAACTCCGTCGAGCTGTGGAAGGAGCTGGAGGATCGATATGATCAGATAAACGGGGCTAAGTT TTGTGTGTGCACTTATGGAGCAAAAGAAAACATGCATAAGGCAGAACAGGATAGAAGGTTGATACAATTCCTGATGGGACACAATGAAGTATATACGGTTGTTCGAGGAAAAATACTTATGATGAATCCTCTACCAAACATGGCACAGGCATTTGCTCTTCTAATACAAGAGGAGAAACAAAGGGAATTTAGATCAAGGAATCAACTGAATGTTGACTCCACAACATTGAATATCAACCTAGGAGGAAGAAATTTCAAGACAAATTACTCAGCTGGGACTGGAAATCAGGTCACAAACAATAGACCTTGA